The proteins below are encoded in one region of Streptomyces marianii:
- a CDS encoding NHLP family bacteriocin export ABC transporter peptidase/permease/ATPase subunit — protein MAAPVTAPSPTTARTGGRRGGGPRRVNPRRAARKPAAPVRQRSVRTPTVLQMEAVECGAAALAMVLAHYGRHVPLEELRIACGVSRDGSRASNILKAARSYGLEAKGMQMEPAALAGVRAPAVLFWEFNHYVVYDGMGRRLGRRGVHINDPDKGRRFVSTEDFDTSFTGVVLVLEPGDGFRRGGRKPGVLRSVPARLRGTTGTMAAALLASLLLVAVGAALPALSRTYIDRYLVGRQTSLLGVLFASMAAMVALTAVLTGLQQANLLRGRVISSTLSSARFLRHLLRLPVTFFGQRSPADLVQRLQSNDAVAETLARDLTAFGVDGIVVVLYALLLWTYDPQLTVVGVLIALLNVVAMRVVVRLRATRPQKLRADSARLTNTSYTGIQLIETMKATGGESGYFRRWAGQHAITLEEQQRLGVPSAVLAVVAPTLATLNSALILWIGGLRAVEGHISIGLLVAFQALVTRFTAPITRLNGMASRIQDFAADVARLKDVENFPADGLYTRPEPLADTRRLRGHVTVENVTFGYSPLDKPLLTGFSLSVGPGSQVALVGGSGSGKSTVSRLIAGLYGPWEGVIRIDGRRLDEIPRGALAASVSFVDQDVFLFEGTVRDNVALWDPSITDEAVVDALKDAELYDVVARRPGGVHGRVEQDGRNFSGGQRQRLEIARALVRRPSVLVLDEVTSALDAETEQLIIDNLRRRGCACVVIAHRLSTVRDSDEIVVLDHGTVVERGRHEELVARGGAYAELVKEH, from the coding sequence GGAGCTGCGGATCGCCTGCGGTGTCTCCCGCGACGGCTCCCGCGCCAGCAACATCCTCAAGGCGGCCCGCAGTTACGGCCTCGAGGCCAAGGGCATGCAGATGGAGCCGGCCGCGCTCGCCGGGGTCCGGGCCCCGGCCGTCCTGTTCTGGGAGTTCAACCACTACGTCGTCTACGACGGCATGGGGCGCCGGCTCGGCCGCCGCGGCGTGCACATCAACGACCCGGACAAGGGACGCCGGTTCGTATCCACGGAGGACTTCGACACCAGTTTCACCGGCGTGGTGCTGGTCCTCGAGCCCGGTGACGGATTCCGCCGCGGCGGCCGCAAGCCCGGCGTGCTGCGCTCCGTGCCCGCCCGGCTGCGCGGCACCACCGGCACCATGGCCGCCGCGCTGCTCGCCAGCCTGCTGCTCGTCGCGGTCGGCGCGGCGCTGCCCGCGCTGAGCCGGACGTACATCGACAGGTACCTGGTAGGCCGTCAGACCTCGCTGCTGGGGGTCCTCTTCGCCTCGATGGCGGCGATGGTCGCGCTGACCGCCGTGCTGACCGGTCTCCAGCAGGCCAATCTGCTGCGCGGCCGCGTCATCTCGTCCACGCTGAGCAGCGCCCGGTTCCTCCGGCATCTGCTCAGACTGCCCGTGACGTTCTTCGGCCAGCGCAGTCCCGCCGACCTCGTCCAGCGTCTGCAGTCGAACGACGCGGTCGCCGAGACACTGGCCCGCGACCTGACCGCGTTCGGCGTCGACGGCATCGTCGTCGTCCTGTACGCGCTGCTGCTGTGGACCTACGATCCCCAGCTGACCGTCGTCGGCGTGCTCATCGCCCTGCTGAACGTGGTCGCGATGCGGGTCGTGGTGCGCCTGCGGGCGACGCGTCCCCAGAAGCTGCGCGCCGACAGCGCCCGGCTGACGAACACCTCGTACACCGGCATCCAGCTCATCGAGACGATGAAGGCGACCGGTGGCGAGAGCGGCTACTTCCGCCGCTGGGCCGGGCAGCACGCCATCACGCTGGAGGAACAGCAGCGGCTCGGTGTGCCGAGCGCCGTGCTCGCCGTCGTGGCACCGACCCTGGCCACGCTCAACAGCGCGCTGATCCTGTGGATCGGCGGTCTGCGGGCGGTCGAGGGCCATATCTCGATCGGTCTGCTCGTGGCCTTCCAGGCGCTCGTGACCCGGTTCACCGCGCCGATCACCCGGCTCAACGGCATGGCCTCCCGCATCCAGGACTTCGCCGCCGACGTGGCCCGGCTGAAGGACGTGGAGAACTTCCCGGCCGACGGGCTCTACACGCGGCCCGAGCCCCTCGCGGACACCCGCAGGCTGCGCGGCCACGTCACCGTGGAGAACGTCACCTTCGGCTACAGCCCGCTGGACAAGCCTCTGCTCACCGGCTTCTCGCTGTCGGTGGGCCCGGGCAGCCAGGTCGCGCTCGTCGGCGGCTCCGGCAGCGGCAAGTCCACCGTGTCCCGGCTGATCGCGGGCCTCTACGGCCCGTGGGAGGGCGTCATCCGCATCGACGGGCGGCGGCTGGACGAGATCCCGCGCGGCGCGCTCGCCGCCTCCGTCTCCTTCGTCGACCAGGACGTGTTCCTGTTCGAGGGCACGGTCCGCGACAACGTGGCCCTGTGGGACCCGTCGATCACCGACGAGGCCGTCGTCGACGCGCTGAAGGACGCGGAGCTGTACGACGTGGTCGCCCGGCGGCCCGGCGGCGTCCACGGCCGGGTCGAGCAGGACGGCCGCAACTTCTCCGGCGGGCAGCGGCAGCGGCTGGAGATCGCCCGGGCGCTGGTGCGCCGGCCCAGTGTGCTGGTGCTGGACGAGGTGACCAGCGCGCTGGACGCGGAGACCGAGCAGCTGATCATCGACAATCTGCGCCGCCGCGGCTGTGCGTGCGTGGTGATCGCCCACCGGCTGAGCACCGTGCGCGACAGCGACGAGATCGTGGTGCTCGACCACGGCACGGTCGTGGAGCGCGGACGGCACGAGGAACTGGTCGCGCGCGGGGGCGCGTACGCCGAACTGGTCAAGGAGCACTGA
- a CDS encoding GTP-binding protein, protein MPAYDTSAQEVAPVKILVAGGFGVGKTTLVETISEIEPLRTEERLTAAGVGVDDLDGIESKTVTTVAMDFGRITLTDAGVVLYLFGTPGQERFWFMWDDLLNGALGAVVLVDTRRLDRSFAAVDFFESRGLPFVVGANCFHGEQLYTPEEIRSALHLRDPDTPVLMLDARTRTDVRSALLALLDMLIANAGTATRV, encoded by the coding sequence TTGCCCGCATATGACACCTCTGCCCAGGAAGTCGCGCCCGTCAAGATCCTCGTGGCCGGAGGATTCGGCGTCGGCAAGACGACTCTGGTCGAGACGATCTCCGAGATCGAGCCGCTGCGCACGGAGGAGCGGCTGACGGCCGCCGGCGTCGGCGTCGACGACCTGGACGGGATCGAGTCCAAGACGGTCACCACCGTGGCGATGGACTTCGGCCGCATCACCCTCACCGACGCGGGCGTCGTCCTCTACCTGTTCGGGACACCAGGCCAGGAGCGCTTCTGGTTCATGTGGGACGACCTGCTCAACGGCGCCCTCGGAGCGGTCGTGCTGGTCGACACCCGGCGCCTCGACCGCAGCTTCGCCGCGGTCGACTTCTTCGAGAGCCGCGGGCTCCCGTTCGTGGTCGGCGCGAACTGCTTCCACGGTGAACAGCTCTACACTCCCGAGGAGATCAGGTCGGCCCTGCACCTCCGGGACCCGGACACGCCCGTCCTGATGCTCGACGCCCGCACCCGCACGGACGTGCGCTCGGCGCTGCTCGCGCTTCTCGACATGCTGATCGCCAACGCGGGGACGGCGACGCGGGTGTGA
- a CDS encoding NHLP bacteriocin export ABC transporter permease/ATPase subunit, producing the protein MIPVQPGHHAGSEHSDDAVLAAFGGLGQHVDCAGLRSVPLEGPQVLWLLVDGALDLFAVDEARQGHWHFLGRLEKGTLLLGPVEGPQHTLVGRPLQGCVLRRIPLLELHRQQQSGYGDAWSYQSPYQSEYDSRDGTLSLLEHAFALGVGRGQRVLFEAPLDGRTTDDAAVADDDVLWLPVFPGCVQYGAAFSAETAADLLVDGALWQQMVNQQYRLLSGLDRWIERTEQAHEDRAAAGIRAGEAVRAGADQALLASIGHSRRASSARSRGAVSDDAAYAVCRLVASAAGIALGELAQGGPVDERTGPVERIARASRVRTRAVRLDGRWWREDCGPLVGQRARSGAPVALLWRRGGYRAVNPATGSRIRVDEENAEEFEQRAVMFYRPLPERPLGLWRLMRFSLRGSRTDVRNLAVAGLVAVVLGALVPIATGKVLGVYVPNARTDLIVQVSVAVMVAGAVSAVFMLMQNLTVLRMEGRIESTLQPAVWDRLLRLPTRFFAERSTGELASAAMGVSAIRRLLSGVGPVLVQASTVGAMNMVLLLVYSVPLALAAIGILMVIAAVFLGMGLWQLRWQRRLVELNNKLNNQAFQTLRGLPKLRVAAAESFAYAAWAKQFARSRELHRSAGRIRNLTTVLDAVYLPLSALIMFMLLAGPASGSLTAGEFLTFHTAVTMMLTSVTQLTGALVSAAAVLPMLEQVKPVLDEPPEVRGTSTRPGELSGAIEARKLSFRYTDDGPLVLDAVSLNVRPGEFVAVVGPSGCGKSTLLRMLIGFDRPASGSVLYDGQDLAALDQAAVRRQCGVVLQNSQPFTGSILDCIRGAEPFTEDEAWAAAEMAGLAEDIRRMPMGMQTVVSGGGAVSGGQRQRLMIAQALVRRPRVLFFDEATSALDNATQRIVTESTRALHATRVVIAHRLSTVMDADRVIVMSEGRVVQQGPPARLLADVDGRLHELVRRQML; encoded by the coding sequence GTGATCCCCGTACAGCCCGGTCACCACGCCGGGTCCGAGCACTCCGACGACGCGGTGCTCGCCGCGTTCGGCGGGCTCGGGCAGCATGTCGACTGCGCCGGGCTGCGCAGTGTGCCGCTGGAGGGCCCGCAGGTGCTGTGGCTGCTGGTCGACGGCGCGCTCGACCTGTTCGCGGTCGACGAAGCCCGGCAGGGGCACTGGCACTTCCTCGGACGGCTGGAGAAGGGCACGCTGCTGCTCGGCCCGGTGGAGGGTCCCCAGCACACGCTGGTCGGCAGGCCGTTGCAGGGGTGCGTGCTGCGCCGCATCCCGCTGCTGGAGCTCCACCGGCAGCAGCAGTCCGGTTACGGCGACGCCTGGTCGTACCAGAGCCCCTACCAGAGCGAGTACGACAGCCGGGACGGCACCCTGAGTCTGCTGGAGCACGCCTTCGCGCTCGGCGTGGGACGCGGCCAGCGGGTGCTGTTCGAGGCGCCTTTGGACGGACGGACGACGGACGACGCAGCGGTGGCGGACGACGACGTCCTGTGGCTGCCGGTCTTCCCCGGCTGCGTGCAGTACGGCGCCGCGTTCAGCGCCGAGACCGCCGCCGACCTGCTCGTCGACGGCGCGCTCTGGCAGCAGATGGTCAACCAGCAGTACCGGCTGCTGTCGGGACTCGACCGCTGGATCGAGCGGACGGAGCAGGCCCACGAGGACCGGGCGGCCGCCGGGATCAGGGCCGGAGAGGCGGTGCGCGCGGGTGCCGACCAGGCGCTGCTGGCGTCCATCGGCCACTCCCGCAGGGCCTCTTCGGCCCGCTCCCGGGGTGCCGTCTCCGACGACGCGGCGTACGCGGTGTGCCGGCTCGTCGCCTCGGCGGCCGGTATCGCGCTCGGCGAACTCGCGCAGGGCGGGCCGGTCGACGAACGGACCGGGCCGGTGGAGCGCATCGCCCGCGCCTCCCGGGTGCGCACCCGTGCCGTACGGCTCGACGGCCGCTGGTGGCGGGAGGACTGCGGTCCGCTGGTGGGTCAACGGGCCAGGTCCGGGGCTCCGGTGGCACTGCTGTGGCGGCGCGGCGGCTACCGGGCGGTGAACCCGGCCACGGGCAGCCGCATCCGCGTCGACGAGGAGAACGCCGAGGAGTTCGAGCAGCGGGCCGTGATGTTCTACCGGCCGCTGCCCGAGCGGCCGTTGGGCCTGTGGCGGCTGATGCGCTTCAGCCTCCGCGGCTCGCGCACGGACGTGCGGAACCTGGCCGTCGCGGGACTGGTCGCGGTCGTCCTGGGCGCACTCGTGCCGATCGCCACCGGCAAGGTGCTCGGGGTGTACGTACCGAACGCCCGGACGGACCTGATCGTCCAGGTGTCGGTGGCGGTGATGGTCGCGGGTGCCGTCTCGGCCGTGTTCATGCTGATGCAGAACCTCACCGTGCTCCGTATGGAGGGCCGGATCGAGAGCACGCTGCAGCCCGCGGTGTGGGACCGGCTGCTGCGTCTGCCGACGAGGTTCTTCGCGGAGCGCTCCACCGGCGAGCTGGCGAGCGCGGCGATGGGCGTCAGCGCCATCCGGCGGCTGCTGTCGGGCGTGGGGCCGGTCCTCGTCCAGGCGAGCACGGTCGGCGCGATGAACATGGTGCTGCTGCTGGTGTACAGCGTTCCGCTGGCGCTCGCGGCGATCGGCATCCTGATGGTGATCGCGGCGGTGTTCCTCGGCATGGGGCTGTGGCAGCTGCGCTGGCAGCGCCGGCTGGTGGAGCTGAACAACAAGCTGAACAACCAGGCGTTCCAGACCCTGCGGGGACTGCCCAAGCTGCGGGTGGCGGCGGCGGAGAGCTTCGCGTACGCGGCATGGGCGAAGCAGTTCGCGCGCAGCCGGGAGCTGCACCGGAGCGCGGGCCGGATCCGCAATCTGACGACGGTCCTCGACGCGGTCTATCTGCCGCTGAGCGCGCTGATCATGTTCATGCTGCTGGCCGGTCCGGCGAGCGGAAGTCTGACGGCGGGCGAGTTCCTGACGTTCCACACGGCCGTGACGATGATGCTGACGTCCGTGACCCAGCTGACCGGTGCGCTGGTCTCGGCCGCCGCCGTGCTACCCATGCTCGAACAGGTCAAGCCGGTCCTCGACGAGCCCCCGGAGGTACGGGGGACCAGCACCCGGCCGGGCGAGCTGTCAGGGGCGATCGAGGCCCGCAAGCTGTCCTTCCGCTACACCGATGACGGACCGCTCGTCCTCGACGCCGTGTCCCTGAACGTCCGGCCCGGGGAGTTCGTCGCGGTCGTCGGGCCCAGCGGCTGCGGCAAGTCGACGCTGCTGCGGATGCTCATCGGCTTCGACCGTCCCGCCTCCGGCAGCGTGCTGTACGACGGCCAGGACCTCGCGGCCCTGGACCAGGCTGCCGTACGCCGCCAGTGCGGTGTCGTCCTGCAGAACTCCCAGCCGTTCACCGGATCGATCCTGGACTGCATCCGGGGCGCGGAACCGTTCACGGAGGACGAGGCATGGGCGGCCGCCGAGATGGCGGGCCTCGCGGAGGACATCCGCCGGATGCCCATGGGCATGCAGACCGTGGTCTCCGGGGGCGGCGCCGTATCCGGGGGGCAGCGGCAGCGGCTGATGATCGCCCAGGCGCTGGTCCGCCGCCCGCGCGTACTGTTCTTCGACGAGGCGACGAGCGCCCTCGACAACGCGACCCAGCGGATCGTCACCGAGAGCACGCGCGCGCTGCACGCCACCCGGGTCGTCATCGCCCACCGGCTGTCGACGGTGATGGACGCCGACCGTGTGATCGTCATGTCCGAGGGCCGGGTGGTGCAGCAGGGTCCGCCGGCCCGGCTACTGGCGGACGTGGACGGCCGGCTGCACGAGCTGGTGCGGCGGCAGATGTTGTGA
- a CDS encoding sensor histidine kinase has translation MSPIQPIGSRGPSARRRRRTLRLRTLLTWLAVVPIVALGVQSALAAHRLLEQSEHLRADVDSGERLGVPLYRLMVAMQSERTLTAARWAGTTVPEDDMRERRAATDQAATGFRRSWAPGSAVSEVADRRLLEVSQELDDLKSYRERTDSGIGSADSTLVYYSGVIGQMIRFYQDQLTHTEDGGLSEDTRVVTAMFAASEMVAQEDMILAQAGPSRTLTTSRFADFVNAVGAQRYLYDAWIVPYLPDAQNDLYAQMVRSGAWQTKTRIESAVLAEQSITDDGVKLPRDVKGWKAAQEQWGPQLSTLNADRSRALLARADARATDLETEVAWLIAGSAAALLAVATVVALTTRSVLRRLSRLHDRTVTVAESTLPDVVDRLQSGRPVDSDALPAVRGEQDEVGRISDSFARVVAVSVSGHRQLAAERLGFGKFAAGIASRTGNLVSRQLSLTEELQDTFGHDEALLAELMRADQLTVGMRRQIENLLILAGGEIPDPHTGPMRIADLLREAAAEVEDFRRIERQALDEISVEAAVISQVSHLLAELLDNATRFSPPRSKVVIRAELVADGISVEIEDRGPRVAPATYEEMNGRLHSAPPYAVLAENAHRLGLFVVGHLADGLGATVVLRRSVYGGTSAVVILPKALLVPTKGETGGAPPVASRHSESARTGPSRGEAHTVAASLVETAREEWEQSACSARADGETGRVEPAREAQGGPETAHRVPAPVVREHLESAPLEQEHVESAPVVPEHMEPASVEPERTDAAPLGIAVPAPRGPGGGKPETGPHTGAGLPVRRAQQWSDLRPHEETSRDQPSRDRPPSHEPPRDQAPLDRSSRDRASHERPSHQQSPEASARPARPAEPARDRRPALPERVPQTHMAEQLLGPCRPTEAAAVRDQDTPEEVADAWADYQQGTQMVEEELRQDRR, from the coding sequence ATGTCACCGATACAACCCATCGGATCACGAGGTCCGTCGGCGAGGCGCCGGCGGCGCACCCTGCGCCTGCGTACGCTGCTCACCTGGCTCGCGGTCGTCCCCATCGTGGCCCTGGGCGTCCAATCGGCGCTGGCCGCGCACCGGTTGCTGGAGCAGTCGGAACACCTGCGCGCCGACGTGGACTCCGGTGAACGGCTGGGCGTACCCCTGTACCGGCTCATGGTCGCGATGCAGTCCGAGCGGACGCTGACCGCCGCGCGCTGGGCCGGCACCACGGTGCCCGAGGACGACATGCGGGAGCGGCGCGCGGCCACCGACCAGGCCGCGACTGGGTTCCGCCGGTCGTGGGCGCCCGGCAGCGCGGTGTCCGAGGTGGCGGACCGCCGCCTGCTGGAGGTCTCGCAGGAACTGGACGACCTGAAGTCCTACCGCGAGCGCACCGACAGCGGCATCGGAAGCGCCGACAGCACACTCGTCTACTACAGCGGCGTGATCGGCCAGATGATCCGCTTCTACCAGGACCAGCTGACCCACACGGAGGACGGCGGGCTCAGCGAGGACACCCGCGTCGTCACCGCCATGTTCGCGGCGTCCGAGATGGTGGCCCAGGAGGACATGATCCTCGCGCAGGCAGGGCCGTCGAGGACGCTGACCACCTCCAGGTTCGCCGACTTCGTGAACGCCGTCGGTGCCCAGCGGTACCTGTACGACGCGTGGATCGTGCCGTACCTGCCGGACGCGCAGAACGACCTCTACGCGCAGATGGTCCGCTCGGGAGCGTGGCAGACCAAGACCCGCATCGAGAGCGCCGTCCTGGCCGAGCAGTCGATCACCGACGACGGTGTGAAGCTGCCCCGTGACGTCAAGGGGTGGAAGGCCGCGCAGGAACAGTGGGGGCCGCAGCTCAGCACGCTGAACGCCGACCGGTCCCGGGCCCTGCTGGCGCGCGCCGACGCCCGGGCGACGGACCTCGAGACCGAGGTCGCCTGGCTGATCGCGGGCAGCGCGGCCGCACTGCTGGCCGTCGCGACCGTCGTCGCCCTCACGACGCGGTCGGTGCTGCGCAGGCTGAGCCGTCTGCACGACCGGACGGTGACCGTCGCCGAGAGCACGCTGCCGGACGTCGTGGACCGGTTGCAGAGCGGCCGGCCCGTCGACTCCGACGCACTGCCCGCGGTCCGCGGAGAGCAGGACGAAGTGGGTCGCATCAGCGACTCGTTCGCGCGGGTGGTCGCCGTCTCCGTGAGCGGCCACCGGCAACTCGCCGCCGAGCGCCTGGGCTTCGGGAAGTTCGCCGCGGGCATCGCCTCCCGCACCGGAAACCTGGTCAGCCGCCAGCTGAGCCTCACGGAGGAACTTCAGGACACCTTCGGGCACGACGAGGCGCTCCTCGCCGAGCTGATGCGCGCCGACCAGCTGACGGTCGGAATGCGCCGGCAGATCGAGAACCTGCTCATCCTGGCCGGCGGGGAGATCCCCGACCCCCACACCGGACCCATGCGCATCGCCGACCTGCTGCGCGAAGCGGCGGCCGAGGTCGAGGACTTCCGCCGCATCGAGCGGCAGGCGCTGGACGAGATCAGTGTCGAAGCAGCCGTGATCAGCCAGGTCAGCCATCTCCTGGCCGAGCTGCTGGACAACGCGACGCGGTTCTCCCCACCGAGGTCGAAGGTCGTCATCCGGGCCGAACTCGTCGCCGACGGGATCTCGGTGGAGATCGAGGACCGTGGACCACGGGTGGCACCCGCGACCTACGAGGAGATGAACGGGCGCCTGCACTCGGCACCGCCGTACGCCGTGCTGGCGGAGAACGCCCATCGGCTGGGACTCTTCGTGGTCGGCCACCTCGCCGACGGGCTCGGGGCCACGGTCGTTCTGCGCAGGTCGGTGTACGGCGGGACGTCGGCCGTGGTGATCCTTCCCAAGGCGCTGCTCGTACCGACGAAGGGCGAGACGGGAGGTGCGCCGCCGGTGGCGTCGAGGCACAGCGAGTCCGCGCGGACCGGACCCTCCCGGGGCGAGGCCCACACGGTCGCGGCTTCCCTGGTCGAGACCGCTCGTGAGGAGTGGGAGCAGTCGGCATGTTCGGCCCGGGCCGACGGCGAGACCGGCCGTGTCGAGCCTGCCCGGGAGGCGCAGGGGGGTCCGGAGACCGCGCATAGGGTGCCGGCGCCCGTGGTGCGGGAGCATCTGGAGTCGGCCCCCCTGGAGCAGGAGCATGTGGAGTCGGCGCCCGTGGTGCCGGAGCACATGGAACCGGCCTCCGTGGAACCGGAGCGGACGGACGCCGCACCCCTTGGGATCGCCGTCCCCGCGCCGCGCGGCCCGGGCGGCGGCAAGCCGGAGACGGGCCCGCACACGGGCGCCGGGCTGCCGGTTCGCAGGGCGCAGCAGTGGTCGGACCTGCGCCCGCACGAGGAGACGTCCCGCGACCAGCCCTCCCGCGACCGGCCTCCGTCCCACGAGCCCCCGCGTGACCAGGCGCCGCTCGACCGGTCGTCCCGTGACCGGGCCTCGCACGAACGGCCTTCGCACCAGCAGTCGCCGGAGGCGTCTGCACGTCCCGCCCGCCCCGCCGAGCCGGCCCGTGACAGACGCCCGGCGCTGCCCGAGCGGGTCCCGCAGACGCACATGGCCGAACAGCTCCTGGGGCCGTGCCGACCGACGGAAGCGGCGGCCGTGCGGGATCAGGACACCCCCGAGGAGGTGGCCGACGCCTGGGCCGACTACCAGCAGGGAACCCAGATGGTGGAAGAAGAGCTCCGACAGGATCGGCGATGA
- a CDS encoding roadblock/LC7 domain-containing protein: MTTTSNDMIFSVLDNNLSRIAGIKGAVLLSNDGIMLSSYLLDRPQGERVAAASSGIASTMKAISREVDGGRVIRQLVEMDDRYLCIVGCGEGSTLIVVTSRKARLGELGGEAVRTAQALGEWLSTPERTQAPTS, translated from the coding sequence ATGACGACGACATCCAACGACATGATCTTCAGCGTCCTGGACAACAACCTGAGCAGGATCGCCGGCATCAAGGGCGCCGTGCTGCTGTCCAACGACGGGATCATGCTCAGCTCCTACTTGCTGGACCGCCCCCAGGGCGAGCGTGTGGCCGCGGCGTCCTCCGGCATCGCGTCCACGATGAAGGCCATCTCCCGGGAGGTCGACGGCGGGCGGGTCATCCGCCAGCTGGTCGAGATGGACGACCGGTACCTCTGCATCGTCGGATGCGGTGAGGGCAGCACCCTCATCGTCGTGACGTCCCGCAAGGCCCGGCTCGGCGAGCTGGGCGGCGAGGCCGTACGCACCGCGCAGGCGCTCGGGGAGTGGCTGAGCACACCCGAGCGCACCCAGGCGCCGACGTCGTAA
- a CDS encoding VWA domain-containing protein, translating into MIIRKRLAAVLCGALLVTVTGGLLPSAAFADSGGTAERATGKEPPKVELVLDVSGSMRARDIDGQSRMSAAKQAFNEVLEAVPEDVRLGIRTLGADYPGKDRKEGCKDTKQLYPVGELDRTEAKTAVATLVPTGWTPIGPALLGAADDLEGGNATRRIVLITDGEDTCAPLDPCEVAREIAAKGVDITIDTLGLVPNARMRAQLMCIAEATGGTYTSVQHKEELSDRVSQLVDRAAEPVVTPVATQGGVRCADAPRLKAGLYADRETFGQHRWYRVDLLPGQELRASVSIAADRPVNRDHGVLLRASTLAGREIVRGESAGDGRTDVVSTGLRYPRPETDDSATDTGTADDTDGAGTGDGGPAAETVCLRVSNSFSAPASVKTAPGLPLELTIDITGGPRDAGDAAFFGLGHGWWLLGLLTLAGFAAGVLWGWISRWRIAVWRSN; encoded by the coding sequence ATGATCATACGAAAGCGACTGGCGGCCGTCCTCTGCGGCGCGCTTCTGGTCACCGTCACCGGTGGGCTCCTCCCCTCCGCGGCCTTCGCCGACTCCGGCGGCACGGCCGAACGGGCGACCGGGAAGGAACCGCCCAAGGTCGAACTCGTCCTTGACGTCAGCGGTTCGATGCGGGCCCGCGACATCGACGGGCAGTCGCGGATGTCCGCGGCCAAGCAGGCGTTCAACGAGGTGCTGGAGGCGGTCCCGGAGGACGTAAGGCTCGGTATCCGCACCCTCGGCGCCGACTACCCCGGCAAGGACCGCAAGGAGGGCTGCAAGGACACCAAGCAGCTCTACCCGGTGGGCGAACTCGACCGGACCGAGGCGAAGACGGCGGTGGCGACGCTCGTCCCGACCGGCTGGACCCCGATCGGCCCCGCGCTGCTCGGCGCGGCCGACGACCTGGAGGGCGGGAACGCCACCCGGCGGATCGTGCTCATCACGGACGGCGAGGACACCTGCGCCCCGCTCGACCCGTGCGAGGTGGCGCGCGAGATCGCGGCCAAGGGCGTCGACATCACCATCGACACCCTCGGCCTCGTACCCAACGCCAGGATGCGCGCCCAGCTGATGTGCATCGCCGAGGCAACCGGCGGCACGTACACCTCCGTGCAGCACAAGGAGGAACTGTCCGACCGGGTGAGCCAGTTGGTCGACCGCGCCGCCGAGCCGGTCGTCACTCCGGTGGCCACCCAGGGCGGCGTACGCTGTGCCGACGCGCCGCGGCTGAAGGCCGGTCTCTACGCCGACCGCGAGACCTTCGGACAGCACCGCTGGTACCGCGTGGACCTGCTGCCCGGACAGGAGCTGCGCGCCTCGGTCAGCATCGCGGCCGACCGACCGGTCAACCGTGACCACGGTGTGCTGCTGCGCGCTTCGACCCTGGCCGGCCGAGAGATCGTTCGCGGCGAGTCGGCGGGCGACGGGCGGACCGACGTCGTCTCCACGGGCCTGCGCTACCCCAGGCCCGAGACCGACGACAGCGCCACGGACACCGGCACCGCAGACGACACCGATGGCGCGGGGACCGGCGACGGTGGTCCCGCCGCCGAGACCGTCTGCCTGCGGGTGAGCAACTCCTTCTCCGCCCCTGCCTCCGTCAAGACGGCCCCCGGCCTGCCCCTGGAGCTGACGATCGACATCACGGGCGGCCCCCGTGACGCCGGCGACGCGGCGTTCTTCGGCCTCGGCCACGGCTGGTGGCTGCTCGGCCTGCTGACCCTCGCCGGCTTCGCCGCGGGTGTGCTGTGGGGCTGGATCTCTCGCTGGCGCATCGCCGTCTGGAGGAGCAACTGA
- a CDS encoding DUF742 domain-containing protein, with translation MTDAPRRGGGRRTRLYALTDGRTTAPQASLTMDTTVTAAVSPDAYDGLPSEWQAVLSLCMPPNGRAVAEIAARMRMRLTPVILLLGELEDRGLVRHRSPLEEAETSNVHLLRRIRDNLARI, from the coding sequence ATGACCGACGCGCCGCGCCGAGGAGGCGGCCGCCGGACGCGGTTGTACGCCCTGACCGACGGGCGCACGACCGCTCCGCAGGCCTCGCTGACCATGGACACCACGGTCACGGCGGCGGTCTCCCCGGACGCCTACGACGGCCTGCCCAGCGAGTGGCAGGCCGTCCTGTCCCTGTGCATGCCTCCGAACGGCCGGGCGGTCGCGGAGATCGCAGCCCGTATGCGCATGCGTCTGACGCCCGTGATCCTCCTCCTCGGCGAACTGGAGGACCGCGGGCTGGTACGGCACCGGTCGCCCCTTGAGGAGGCCGAGACCAGCAATGTCCACCTGCTCAGGAGAATCAGGGACAACCTTGCCCGCATATGA